The Daucus carota subsp. sativus chromosome 2, DH1 v3.0, whole genome shotgun sequence genome includes a window with the following:
- the LOC108208827 gene encoding protein NRT1/ PTR FAMILY 6.3 produces the protein MALPETQADKTLQDAWDYKGRPAVRSTTGGWTAAAMILGVEACERLTTLGIAVNLVTYLTSTMHLGSASSANTVTNFLGTSFMLCLLGGFVADTYLGRYLTVAIFATVQGIGVTVLTISTTIPSLRPPKCIPGSPSCESAHGMQLVVLFTALYLTALGTGGLKSSVSGFGSDQFDETNKDEQKIMTSFFSWFFFFISIGSLAAVSVFVYIQDNLGRRWGYGICACAIVLGISVFLSGTKRYRFKKLVGSPLTQIATVFVAAWRKKNMEVPSDLSLLFDIDDIENEGSKKKQRLPHSKQFRFLDKAAIIDTNNKTNANTSNAEDKWSLSTLTDVEEVKMVIRMLPIWATTIMFWTVHAQMTTFSVSQATTLNRHIGKSFQIPPAAMTSFFVGSTLLTVPIYDRLIAPYAKKMLKNPQGLSPLQRIGVGLTLSVLGMVAAALTEINRLNIAREHNLVHTHNAVLPATVFWLIPQFILVGAGEAFTYIGQLAFFLKECPKGMKTMSTGLFLSTLSLGFFFSSVLVTIVHKITGKNKPWLADNLNEGKLYNFYWLLAVLSALNMVLFLFAANWYVYKDKRLAEVGIELEEEEAIVHH, from the exons ATGGCATTACCCGAAACTCAAGCAGACAAAACTCTCCAAGATGCGTGGGACTACAAAGGCCGTCCCGCCGTCCGGTCCACCACCGGTGGCTGGACCGCAGCTGCTATGATCCTAG GAGTGGAAGCATGCGAAAGGCTGACGACGCTAGGCATTGCGGTGAACTTGGTGACATACTTAACAAGTACGATGCATTTAGGCAGCGCTAGCTCCGCCAACACCGTCACGAATTTCCTCGGGACTTCCTTTATGCTTTGTTTGCTTGGCGGCTTCGTTGCTGACACTTACCTCGGAAG GTACCTCACCGTTGCCATATTTGCCACAGTTCAAGGAATT GGTGTGACAGTTCTGACGATCTCAACCACAATCCCGAGTCTCCGTCCTCCTAAATGTATACCGGGTTCACCATCATGTGAATCTGCACACGGCATGCAACTAGTTGTTCTCTTCACGGCCTTGTATCTCACTGCACTCGGAACCGGTGGATTAAAATCTAGCGTTTCGGGGTTCGGTTCGGACCAGTTCGACGAAACAAACAAAGATGAGCAGAAAATAATGACAAGTTTTTTCAGCTGGTTCTTTTTCTTCATAAGTATTGGCTCGCTAGCCGCTGTGTCAGTGTTTGTTTACATCCAAGATAATCTCGGGAGGCGCTGGGGTTACGGTATTTGCGCTTGCGCAATTGTTTTGGGGATTTCGGTGTTTTTATCAGGTACGAAAAGATACAGGTTCAAGAAACTCGTTGGCAGCCCGTTAACTCAGATTGCAACCGTCTTTGTCGCTGCCTGGAGGAAGAAAAATATGGAAGTGCCTTCCGATTTATCACTTTTGTTCGATATTGATGACATCGAAAATGAAGGATCCAAGAAGAAGCAGAGGCTCCCGCATAGTAAGCAGTTTCG CTTCTTGGATAAGGCTGCCATCATAGACACCAACAACAAAACGAATGCAAACACGTCTAATGCGGAAGATAAATGGTCTCTTTCGACTTTAACAGACGTCGAAGAAGTAAAAATGGTGATTCGAATGTTACCAATTTGGGCTACCACAATAATGTTTTGGACAGTTCATGCCCAAATGACCACATTTTCAGTGTCACAGGCCACAACTCTAAACCGTCACATTGGGAAATCTTTCCAGATTCCCCCGGCAGCCATGACTTCTTTCTTCGTCGGTAGCACCCTCTTGACTGTCCCTATTTACGACCGCCTCATCGCTCCTTACGCCAAAAAAATGCTTAAAAATCCCCAAGGCTTAAGCCCGTTACAGAGAATCGGGGTCGGCCTCACCCTCTCAGTCCTCGGCATGGTTGCTGCAGCATTGACCGAAATAAACCGATTAAACATCGCACGAGAACATAACCTGGTTCATACTCATAACGCCGTGTTGCCCGCAACTGTTTTCTGGCTAATCCCGCAGTTCATCTTGGTGGGTGCTGGAGAGGCGTTTACGTATATCGGGCAGCTAGCTTTCTTTCTCAAGGAGTGTCCTAAAGGGATGAAGACAATGAGCACGGGTCTATTTTTGAGCACACTTTCACTAGGGTTTTTCTTCAGCTCCGTATTGGTTACGATCGTTCACAAGATTACAGGGAAAAACAAGCCGTGGCTAGCTGATAATCTGAACGAAGGAAAGCTCTATAACTTCTACTGGCTGCTGGCGGTTTTGAGTGCTTTGAACATGGTGCTATTTTTGTTTGCGGCAAATTGGTATGTGTACAAAGACAAGAGACTTGCTGAAGTGGGAATCGAACTGGAAGAGGAAGAAGCTATTGTTCACcactaa